From one Trifolium pratense cultivar HEN17-A07 linkage group LG1, ARS_RC_1.1, whole genome shotgun sequence genomic stretch:
- the LOC123908600 gene encoding uncharacterized protein LOC123908600 isoform X3, with protein MIRNISSQNLFFALGFLLSTTTIPFAHSESPTCLTVYKNGGAPAVFKSPKCPRWNLFDYNSHPQSTTRCQSAKLQGRRKSQEDRTLCVLDVRIPFPGSMGIKDVVVGIVAVFDGHNGAEASEMASKLLMEYFVLHTYFLLDATYSFIFEASTGTLLYRSDHDHVNILHRWKEILGWEWHDLHSERLQNTFSANFDDSFHLEILKEALLRAINDIDAKFSEEASRNNLHSGSTATIVLVADDKILVANIGDSKAFICSENFQSPKEAKVKELTSDHHPDREDEKTRVEAAGGQVLNWGGVPRVNGQLAITRAIGDVFFKSYGVISVPEVTDWQPLTANDSYLVAASDGVFEKLSVQDVCDLLWEVHRFSDMRSECTSSSSYSLADFIINTALKKGSMDNMAAVVVPLESAKSSANSLRRSYTENEDAGFPLFGLQESAYRSSANDITSDLLHLEHPHLLDTKFKRILVEVKHGDFGCFYLSENLDDSVDSKWPPKKDDREDYLYELPQPLPDALHQQAAVDGPVILYNDQNFCFHLSSTINQAKDQCINPEGFASFIGLLESIPLIDAGSDNESSDYSMPDSRYVLRRSFGRGSYGEVWLAFHWNCNQGNITAEMGMGSSSNPECQDGPSNYTMYILKRIMVEKGSAVYLSGLREKYFGEIFLNGSEYSFQNKFRLEGAIYEEGLNHIARYVESFESRSNEIWLVFSYEGVSLSKLLYTGEDANSTAEKERLEQVKQVRILRPSKWWRWLKTTEEGQEEMRKLIWQLLLALKFCHDRNITHRDIKPENMVICFEDPESGRCLKDTPTKVNNFSTKMRIIDFGSGIDEFTIKHLYASTGPSRAEQTYEYTPPEALLNATWYQGPTSSTLKYDMWSVGVVMLEMVLGTPNIFQINALTRALLDRHLEGWNEGVKELAHRLRSFMELCILIPGVSGNSKKYHKVNQVGVSPASWKCSEEFFSRQIKARDPLKIGFSNIWALRLVRRLLLWDPEDRPSVDEALRHPYFQPPPR; from the exons ATGATTAGAAACATTTCATCACAAAACCTATTCTTCGCGTTAGGGTTTCTTctttcaacaacaacaatcccTTTCGCTCACAGCGAATCACCCACATGCTTAACCGTTTACAAAAACGGCGGCGCTCCGGCGGTGTTCAAATCCCCAAAATGCCCTCGCTGGAACCTCTTCGATTATAATTCTCATCCTCAATCAACCACGCGTTGCCAATCCGCAAAACTCCAAGGTCGAAGAAAATCACAAGAGGATCGCACTCTCTGTGTTCTCGATGTTCGCATTCCATTTCCAG GTTCGATGGGGATCAAGGATGTTGTGGTTGGAATTGTGGCGGTTTTCGATGGTCATAACGGTGCAGAAGCTAGTGAGATGGCGTCGAAACTTTTGATGGAGTATTTTGTTCTGCATACTTATTTTCTTCTTGATGCTACGTATTCTTTTATATTCGAAGCTTCGACAGGAACATTGCTTTATAGGAGTGATCATGATCATGTAAATATACTGCATAGATGGAAAGAGATTTTAGGTTGGGAATGGCATGACCTGCATTCTGAAAG GTTGCAGAATACATTTTCTGCTAATTTTGATGATTCTTTTCACTTGGAAATTTTGAAGGAAGCATTGTTGAGAGCAATCAATGATATTGATGCGAAGTTTTCTGAG GAAGCCTCTAGAAATAACCTTCATTCAGGATCTACAGCAACAATTGTATTGGTTGCAGATGATAAAATTTTGGTTGCCAATATTGGAGACTCTAAGGCTTTCATTTGCTCTGAAAATTTTCAGTCTCCTAAGGAGGCTAAAG TGAAGGAATTGACTAGCGATCATCATCCAGACAGAGAGGATGAAAAAACTCGGGTGGAAGCTGCTGGTGGTCAAGTTCTAAATTGGGGTGGTGTACCTCGCGTAAATGGTCAGTTAGCTATTACACGGGCTATTGGTGATGTGTTCTTTAAAAG TTATGGAGTTATATCTGTACCAGAAGTGACTGATTGGCAACCTCTAACTGCAAATGATAGTTACTTGGTGGCTGCATCTGATGGAGTCTTTGAGAAGTTGAGTGTGCAAGATGTCTGTGATTTGTTGTGGGAAGTACACCGTTTTAGTGACATGAGATCAGAGTGCACCTCTTCATCTTCCTATTCATTAGCggattttattattaatactgCCTTAAAAAAGGGCAGTATGGACAATATGGCAGCAGTTGTTGTTCCTCTGGAATCTGCTAAATCTTCTGCGAACTCACTTAGAAGAAGCTATACTGAAAATGAGGACGCAGGCTTCCCATTATTTGGGCTGCAGGAATCAGCTTACAGAAGCTCAG CTAATGATATCACCTCTGATCTATTGCACCTGGAGCACCCTCATTTGCTAGATACCAAGTTTAAGCGAATATTG GTTGAAGTGAAACATGGTGATTTTGGATGTTTTTATTTATCTGAAAATCTTGATGATTCAGTGGATTCTAAGTGGCCTCCCAAAAAAGATGACCGGGAAGACTATTTGTATGAACTACCCCAGCCTCTACCAGATGCCCTTCACCAACAAGCTG CAGTAGATGGCCCTGTAATTTTGTACAATGACCAAAACTTTTGCTTTCACCTGAGTTCAACTATCAATCAAGCCAAAGACCAATGCATAAACCCTGAAGGCTTTGCCAGTTTTATTGGTCTTCTTGAATCAATTCCTTTAATTGATGCTGGTTCAGATAATGAGTCTTCTGATTATTCGATGCCTGATTCAAG GTATGTCTTAAGGAGGAGTTTTGGTCGTGGATCATATGGAGAAGTATGGTTGGCTTTCCATTGGAATTGTAATCAAGGTAATATTACTGCAGAAATGGGCATGGGCAGCTCAAGTAATCCTGAGTGTCAGGATGGTCCTTCTAACTACACCATGTACATTTTGAAACGTATAATG GTAGAGAAAGGGTCTGCTGTGTACTTAAGTGGGCTGAGGGAAAAATATTTTGGAGAAATTTTCTTAAATGGTTCCGAGTATTCCTTTCAAAACAAATTTCGACTGGAAGGAGCCATATATGAAGAAGGTTTGAACCATATTGCAAGATATGTGGAATCTTTTGAGTCTCGGTCCAATGAAATATGGCTTGTATTCAGCTATGAGGGAGTGTCATTGTCAAAGCTTTTATATACTGGAGAAGATGCAAATAGTACTGCCGAGAAAGAAAGACTTGAGCAAGTGAAACAGGTTCGGATACTGCGCCCGTCAAAGTGGTGGCGTTGGTTGAAAACGACGGAAGAAGGGCAAGAGGAAATGCGCAAGCTTATCTGGCAACTG TTATTGGCACTCAAGTTTTGTCACGACCGCAATATCACACACAGAGACATTAAACCCG agAATATGGTGATATGCTTTGAAGATCCAGAGTCAGGGAGATGCTTGAAAGATACTCCAACAAAAGTTAATAATTTTTCCACCAAAAT GCGCATTATTGACTTTGGAAGTGGAATCGATGAATTCACAATAAAGCACTTATATGCTTCTACTGGGCCTTCTAG AGCTGAACAAACTTACGAGTACACACCTCCTGAAGCTTTGCTAAATGCTACGTGGTATCAAGGGCCAACAAGCTCAACTTTGAA GTATGACATGTGGAGTGTTGGTGTTGTGATGTTAGAAATGGTCTTGGGGACACCAAATATTTTCCAGATAAATGCTTTAACACGTGCTCTTTTGGACCGGCATCTTGAGGGCTGGAATGAGGGTGTGAAGGAGCTGGCACACAG ACTTAGATCTTTCATGGAATTGTGCATCTTAATCCCTGGGGTTTCTGGCAACTCAAAAAAGTATCACAAAGTGAATCAA GTTGGTGTTTCGCCTGCATCCTGGAAATGCTCTGAAGAATTCTTTTCTAGACAAATTAAGGCTAGAGATCCTCTTAAAATAGG TTTTTCAAACATCTGGGCTTTACGGTTGGTGCGCCGTCTGCTACTATGGGACCCA GAGGATCGGCCAAGTGTTGACGAGGCACTTCGGCATCCCTATTTCCAACCTCCACCAAGGTGA
- the LOC123908600 gene encoding uncharacterized protein LOC123908600 isoform X4 encodes MIRNISSQNLFFALGFLLSTTTIPFAHSESPTCLTVYKNGGAPAVFKSPKCPRWNLFDYNSHPQSTTRCQSAKLQGRRKSQEDRTLCVLDVRIPFPGSMGIKDVVVGIVAVFDGHNGAEASEMASKLLMEYFVLHTYFLLDATYSFIFEASTGTLLYRSDHDHVNILHRWKEILGWEWHDLHSERLQNTFSANFDDSFHLEILKEALLRAINDIDAKFSEEASRNNLHSGSTATIVLVADDKILVANIGDSKAFICSENFQSPKEAKVKELTSDHHPDREDEKTRVEAAGGQVLNWGGVPRVNGQLAITRAIGDVFFKSYGVISVPEVTDWQPLTANDSYLVAASDGVFEKLSVQDVCDLLWEVHRFSDMRSECTSSSSYSLADFIINTALKKGSMDNMAAVVVPLESAKSSANSLRRSYTENEDAGFPLFGLQESAYRSSANDITSDLLHLEHPHLLDTKFKRILVEVKHGDFGCFYLSENLDDSVDSKWPPKKDDREDYLYELPQPLPDALHQQAVDGPVILYNDQNFCFHLSSTINQAKDQCINPEGFASFIGLLESIPLIDAGSDNESSDYSMPDSRYVLRRSFGRGSYGEVWLAFHWNCNQGNITAEMGMGSSSNPECQDGPSNYTMYILKRIMVEKGSAVYLSGLREKYFGEIFLNGSEYSFQNKFRLEGAIYEEGLNHIARYVESFESRSNEIWLVFSYEGVSLSKLLYTGEDANSTAEKERLEQVKQVRILRPSKWWRWLKTTEEGQEEMRKLIWQLLLALKFCHDRNITHRDIKPENMVICFEDPESGRCLKDTPTKVNNFSTKMRIIDFGSGIDEFTIKHLYASTGPSRAEQTYEYTPPEALLNATWYQGPTSSTLKYDMWSVGVVMLEMVLGTPNIFQINALTRALLDRHLEGWNEGVKELAHRLRSFMELCILIPGVSGNSKKYHKVNQVGVSPASWKCSEEFFSRQIKARDPLKIGFSNIWALRLVRRLLLWDPEDRPSVDEALRHPYFQPPPR; translated from the exons ATGATTAGAAACATTTCATCACAAAACCTATTCTTCGCGTTAGGGTTTCTTctttcaacaacaacaatcccTTTCGCTCACAGCGAATCACCCACATGCTTAACCGTTTACAAAAACGGCGGCGCTCCGGCGGTGTTCAAATCCCCAAAATGCCCTCGCTGGAACCTCTTCGATTATAATTCTCATCCTCAATCAACCACGCGTTGCCAATCCGCAAAACTCCAAGGTCGAAGAAAATCACAAGAGGATCGCACTCTCTGTGTTCTCGATGTTCGCATTCCATTTCCAG GTTCGATGGGGATCAAGGATGTTGTGGTTGGAATTGTGGCGGTTTTCGATGGTCATAACGGTGCAGAAGCTAGTGAGATGGCGTCGAAACTTTTGATGGAGTATTTTGTTCTGCATACTTATTTTCTTCTTGATGCTACGTATTCTTTTATATTCGAAGCTTCGACAGGAACATTGCTTTATAGGAGTGATCATGATCATGTAAATATACTGCATAGATGGAAAGAGATTTTAGGTTGGGAATGGCATGACCTGCATTCTGAAAG GTTGCAGAATACATTTTCTGCTAATTTTGATGATTCTTTTCACTTGGAAATTTTGAAGGAAGCATTGTTGAGAGCAATCAATGATATTGATGCGAAGTTTTCTGAG GAAGCCTCTAGAAATAACCTTCATTCAGGATCTACAGCAACAATTGTATTGGTTGCAGATGATAAAATTTTGGTTGCCAATATTGGAGACTCTAAGGCTTTCATTTGCTCTGAAAATTTTCAGTCTCCTAAGGAGGCTAAAG TGAAGGAATTGACTAGCGATCATCATCCAGACAGAGAGGATGAAAAAACTCGGGTGGAAGCTGCTGGTGGTCAAGTTCTAAATTGGGGTGGTGTACCTCGCGTAAATGGTCAGTTAGCTATTACACGGGCTATTGGTGATGTGTTCTTTAAAAG TTATGGAGTTATATCTGTACCAGAAGTGACTGATTGGCAACCTCTAACTGCAAATGATAGTTACTTGGTGGCTGCATCTGATGGAGTCTTTGAGAAGTTGAGTGTGCAAGATGTCTGTGATTTGTTGTGGGAAGTACACCGTTTTAGTGACATGAGATCAGAGTGCACCTCTTCATCTTCCTATTCATTAGCggattttattattaatactgCCTTAAAAAAGGGCAGTATGGACAATATGGCAGCAGTTGTTGTTCCTCTGGAATCTGCTAAATCTTCTGCGAACTCACTTAGAAGAAGCTATACTGAAAATGAGGACGCAGGCTTCCCATTATTTGGGCTGCAGGAATCAGCTTACAGAAGCTCAG CTAATGATATCACCTCTGATCTATTGCACCTGGAGCACCCTCATTTGCTAGATACCAAGTTTAAGCGAATATTG GTTGAAGTGAAACATGGTGATTTTGGATGTTTTTATTTATCTGAAAATCTTGATGATTCAGTGGATTCTAAGTGGCCTCCCAAAAAAGATGACCGGGAAGACTATTTGTATGAACTACCCCAGCCTCTACCAGATGCCCTTCACCAACAAGCTG TAGATGGCCCTGTAATTTTGTACAATGACCAAAACTTTTGCTTTCACCTGAGTTCAACTATCAATCAAGCCAAAGACCAATGCATAAACCCTGAAGGCTTTGCCAGTTTTATTGGTCTTCTTGAATCAATTCCTTTAATTGATGCTGGTTCAGATAATGAGTCTTCTGATTATTCGATGCCTGATTCAAG GTATGTCTTAAGGAGGAGTTTTGGTCGTGGATCATATGGAGAAGTATGGTTGGCTTTCCATTGGAATTGTAATCAAGGTAATATTACTGCAGAAATGGGCATGGGCAGCTCAAGTAATCCTGAGTGTCAGGATGGTCCTTCTAACTACACCATGTACATTTTGAAACGTATAATG GTAGAGAAAGGGTCTGCTGTGTACTTAAGTGGGCTGAGGGAAAAATATTTTGGAGAAATTTTCTTAAATGGTTCCGAGTATTCCTTTCAAAACAAATTTCGACTGGAAGGAGCCATATATGAAGAAGGTTTGAACCATATTGCAAGATATGTGGAATCTTTTGAGTCTCGGTCCAATGAAATATGGCTTGTATTCAGCTATGAGGGAGTGTCATTGTCAAAGCTTTTATATACTGGAGAAGATGCAAATAGTACTGCCGAGAAAGAAAGACTTGAGCAAGTGAAACAGGTTCGGATACTGCGCCCGTCAAAGTGGTGGCGTTGGTTGAAAACGACGGAAGAAGGGCAAGAGGAAATGCGCAAGCTTATCTGGCAACTG TTATTGGCACTCAAGTTTTGTCACGACCGCAATATCACACACAGAGACATTAAACCCG agAATATGGTGATATGCTTTGAAGATCCAGAGTCAGGGAGATGCTTGAAAGATACTCCAACAAAAGTTAATAATTTTTCCACCAAAAT GCGCATTATTGACTTTGGAAGTGGAATCGATGAATTCACAATAAAGCACTTATATGCTTCTACTGGGCCTTCTAG AGCTGAACAAACTTACGAGTACACACCTCCTGAAGCTTTGCTAAATGCTACGTGGTATCAAGGGCCAACAAGCTCAACTTTGAA GTATGACATGTGGAGTGTTGGTGTTGTGATGTTAGAAATGGTCTTGGGGACACCAAATATTTTCCAGATAAATGCTTTAACACGTGCTCTTTTGGACCGGCATCTTGAGGGCTGGAATGAGGGTGTGAAGGAGCTGGCACACAG ACTTAGATCTTTCATGGAATTGTGCATCTTAATCCCTGGGGTTTCTGGCAACTCAAAAAAGTATCACAAAGTGAATCAA GTTGGTGTTTCGCCTGCATCCTGGAAATGCTCTGAAGAATTCTTTTCTAGACAAATTAAGGCTAGAGATCCTCTTAAAATAGG TTTTTCAAACATCTGGGCTTTACGGTTGGTGCGCCGTCTGCTACTATGGGACCCA GAGGATCGGCCAAGTGTTGACGAGGCACTTCGGCATCCCTATTTCCAACCTCCACCAAGGTGA
- the LOC123908600 gene encoding uncharacterized protein LOC123908600 isoform X2, which produces MIRNISSQNLFFALGFLLSTTTIPFAHSESPTCLTVYKNGGAPAVFKSPKCPRWNLFDYNSHPQSTTRCQSAKLQGRRKSQEDRTLCVLDVRIPFPGSMGIKDVVVGIVAVFDGHNGAEASEMASKLLMEYFVLHTYFLLDATYSFIFEASTGTLLYRSDHDHVNILHRWKEILGWEWHDLHSERLQNTFSANFDDSFHLEILKEALLRAINDIDAKFSEEASRNNLHSGSTATIVLVADDKILVANIGDSKAFICSENFQSPKEAKASLLKLYRQTERDGSVSVWNREKYRLASSNGFTHFAVKELTSDHHPDREDEKTRVEAAGGQVLNWGGVPRVNGQLAITRAIGDVFFKSYGVISVPEVTDWQPLTANDSYLVAASDGVFEKLSVQDVCDLLWEVHRFSDMRSECTSSSSYSLADFIINTALKKGSMDNMAAVVVPLESAKSSANSLRRSYTENEDAGFPLFGLQESAYRSSANDITSDLLHLEHPHLLDTKFKRILVEVKHGDFGCFYLSENLDDSVDSKWPPKKDDREDYLYELPQPLPDALHQQAVDGPVILYNDQNFCFHLSSTINQAKDQCINPEGFASFIGLLESIPLIDAGSDNESSDYSMPDSRYVLRRSFGRGSYGEVWLAFHWNCNQGNITAEMGMGSSSNPECQDGPSNYTMYILKRIMVEKGSAVYLSGLREKYFGEIFLNGSEYSFQNKFRLEGAIYEEGLNHIARYVESFESRSNEIWLVFSYEGVSLSKLLYTGEDANSTAEKERLEQVKQVRILRPSKWWRWLKTTEEGQEEMRKLIWQLLLALKFCHDRNITHRDIKPENMVICFEDPESGRCLKDTPTKVNNFSTKMRIIDFGSGIDEFTIKHLYASTGPSRAEQTYEYTPPEALLNATWYQGPTSSTLKYDMWSVGVVMLEMVLGTPNIFQINALTRALLDRHLEGWNEGVKELAHRLRSFMELCILIPGVSGNSKKYHKVNQVGVSPASWKCSEEFFSRQIKARDPLKIGFSNIWALRLVRRLLLWDPEDRPSVDEALRHPYFQPPPR; this is translated from the exons ATGATTAGAAACATTTCATCACAAAACCTATTCTTCGCGTTAGGGTTTCTTctttcaacaacaacaatcccTTTCGCTCACAGCGAATCACCCACATGCTTAACCGTTTACAAAAACGGCGGCGCTCCGGCGGTGTTCAAATCCCCAAAATGCCCTCGCTGGAACCTCTTCGATTATAATTCTCATCCTCAATCAACCACGCGTTGCCAATCCGCAAAACTCCAAGGTCGAAGAAAATCACAAGAGGATCGCACTCTCTGTGTTCTCGATGTTCGCATTCCATTTCCAG GTTCGATGGGGATCAAGGATGTTGTGGTTGGAATTGTGGCGGTTTTCGATGGTCATAACGGTGCAGAAGCTAGTGAGATGGCGTCGAAACTTTTGATGGAGTATTTTGTTCTGCATACTTATTTTCTTCTTGATGCTACGTATTCTTTTATATTCGAAGCTTCGACAGGAACATTGCTTTATAGGAGTGATCATGATCATGTAAATATACTGCATAGATGGAAAGAGATTTTAGGTTGGGAATGGCATGACCTGCATTCTGAAAG GTTGCAGAATACATTTTCTGCTAATTTTGATGATTCTTTTCACTTGGAAATTTTGAAGGAAGCATTGTTGAGAGCAATCAATGATATTGATGCGAAGTTTTCTGAG GAAGCCTCTAGAAATAACCTTCATTCAGGATCTACAGCAACAATTGTATTGGTTGCAGATGATAAAATTTTGGTTGCCAATATTGGAGACTCTAAGGCTTTCATTTGCTCTGAAAATTTTCAGTCTCCTAAGGAGGCTAAAG CCTCTTTATTAAAGCTGTATAGGCAGACAGAGCGTGATGGTTCTGTTTCTGTGTGGAATCGTGAAAAGTACAGATTAGCATCTTCCAATGGGTTCACTCATTTTGCAGTGAAGGAATTGACTAGCGATCATCATCCAGACAGAGAGGATGAAAAAACTCGGGTGGAAGCTGCTGGTGGTCAAGTTCTAAATTGGGGTGGTGTACCTCGCGTAAATGGTCAGTTAGCTATTACACGGGCTATTGGTGATGTGTTCTTTAAAAG TTATGGAGTTATATCTGTACCAGAAGTGACTGATTGGCAACCTCTAACTGCAAATGATAGTTACTTGGTGGCTGCATCTGATGGAGTCTTTGAGAAGTTGAGTGTGCAAGATGTCTGTGATTTGTTGTGGGAAGTACACCGTTTTAGTGACATGAGATCAGAGTGCACCTCTTCATCTTCCTATTCATTAGCggattttattattaatactgCCTTAAAAAAGGGCAGTATGGACAATATGGCAGCAGTTGTTGTTCCTCTGGAATCTGCTAAATCTTCTGCGAACTCACTTAGAAGAAGCTATACTGAAAATGAGGACGCAGGCTTCCCATTATTTGGGCTGCAGGAATCAGCTTACAGAAGCTCAG CTAATGATATCACCTCTGATCTATTGCACCTGGAGCACCCTCATTTGCTAGATACCAAGTTTAAGCGAATATTG GTTGAAGTGAAACATGGTGATTTTGGATGTTTTTATTTATCTGAAAATCTTGATGATTCAGTGGATTCTAAGTGGCCTCCCAAAAAAGATGACCGGGAAGACTATTTGTATGAACTACCCCAGCCTCTACCAGATGCCCTTCACCAACAAGCTG TAGATGGCCCTGTAATTTTGTACAATGACCAAAACTTTTGCTTTCACCTGAGTTCAACTATCAATCAAGCCAAAGACCAATGCATAAACCCTGAAGGCTTTGCCAGTTTTATTGGTCTTCTTGAATCAATTCCTTTAATTGATGCTGGTTCAGATAATGAGTCTTCTGATTATTCGATGCCTGATTCAAG GTATGTCTTAAGGAGGAGTTTTGGTCGTGGATCATATGGAGAAGTATGGTTGGCTTTCCATTGGAATTGTAATCAAGGTAATATTACTGCAGAAATGGGCATGGGCAGCTCAAGTAATCCTGAGTGTCAGGATGGTCCTTCTAACTACACCATGTACATTTTGAAACGTATAATG GTAGAGAAAGGGTCTGCTGTGTACTTAAGTGGGCTGAGGGAAAAATATTTTGGAGAAATTTTCTTAAATGGTTCCGAGTATTCCTTTCAAAACAAATTTCGACTGGAAGGAGCCATATATGAAGAAGGTTTGAACCATATTGCAAGATATGTGGAATCTTTTGAGTCTCGGTCCAATGAAATATGGCTTGTATTCAGCTATGAGGGAGTGTCATTGTCAAAGCTTTTATATACTGGAGAAGATGCAAATAGTACTGCCGAGAAAGAAAGACTTGAGCAAGTGAAACAGGTTCGGATACTGCGCCCGTCAAAGTGGTGGCGTTGGTTGAAAACGACGGAAGAAGGGCAAGAGGAAATGCGCAAGCTTATCTGGCAACTG TTATTGGCACTCAAGTTTTGTCACGACCGCAATATCACACACAGAGACATTAAACCCG agAATATGGTGATATGCTTTGAAGATCCAGAGTCAGGGAGATGCTTGAAAGATACTCCAACAAAAGTTAATAATTTTTCCACCAAAAT GCGCATTATTGACTTTGGAAGTGGAATCGATGAATTCACAATAAAGCACTTATATGCTTCTACTGGGCCTTCTAG AGCTGAACAAACTTACGAGTACACACCTCCTGAAGCTTTGCTAAATGCTACGTGGTATCAAGGGCCAACAAGCTCAACTTTGAA GTATGACATGTGGAGTGTTGGTGTTGTGATGTTAGAAATGGTCTTGGGGACACCAAATATTTTCCAGATAAATGCTTTAACACGTGCTCTTTTGGACCGGCATCTTGAGGGCTGGAATGAGGGTGTGAAGGAGCTGGCACACAG ACTTAGATCTTTCATGGAATTGTGCATCTTAATCCCTGGGGTTTCTGGCAACTCAAAAAAGTATCACAAAGTGAATCAA GTTGGTGTTTCGCCTGCATCCTGGAAATGCTCTGAAGAATTCTTTTCTAGACAAATTAAGGCTAGAGATCCTCTTAAAATAGG TTTTTCAAACATCTGGGCTTTACGGTTGGTGCGCCGTCTGCTACTATGGGACCCA GAGGATCGGCCAAGTGTTGACGAGGCACTTCGGCATCCCTATTTCCAACCTCCACCAAGGTGA